In Armatimonadota bacterium, the following proteins share a genomic window:
- the atpG gene encoding ATP synthase F1 subunit gamma: MATLKQIRQRIRAAKNTQAITRAMKLVAAARLTKAKNKVEEARPYSEKMYEFISSVGGAGDLPPHPLLTRRNDVKKVALVLITADRGLCGSYNTSLLKTAKSWLDSQSVKTCLVCVGKKGAQFFGKRGYEVAHTMSVPTAGADLADAVALTNHIEQMFVSGEVDAVYLCYSKFLSAIRQEPRTIQLLPIEPPQGEGAESGTSKQYDFEPEPEELLSLLLPKYLLTVTYQALLESSASEHGSRMTAMSNATDNAGKMIGELTLTANRVRQAAITKEILEIVGGAEALKN, translated from the coding sequence ATGGCCACGCTCAAACAAATTCGTCAACGCATCCGCGCCGCCAAAAACACCCAGGCCATCACCCGGGCGATGAAGCTGGTCGCGGCGGCCCGCCTCACCAAAGCCAAAAACAAGGTGGAAGAAGCGCGGCCCTACAGCGAAAAAATGTACGAATTCATCTCGAGCGTGGGCGGAGCCGGCGATCTGCCGCCGCACCCGCTGCTCACCCGGCGGAACGATGTCAAAAAGGTGGCCCTCGTCCTCATCACGGCAGACCGGGGACTCTGCGGCAGCTACAACACCAGCCTGCTGAAAACAGCAAAATCCTGGCTGGATTCGCAATCCGTCAAAACCTGCCTGGTTTGTGTGGGCAAAAAAGGCGCGCAGTTCTTTGGCAAGCGCGGCTACGAAGTCGCCCACACCATGAGCGTCCCCACCGCCGGAGCCGACCTCGCTGATGCCGTCGCCCTAACCAACCATATCGAACAAATGTTCGTTTCCGGTGAGGTCGATGCCGTCTACCTGTGCTACAGCAAATTCCTGAGTGCCATTCGCCAAGAACCCCGGACGATCCAGCTCCTGCCCATCGAGCCTCCCCAGGGAGAAGGTGCCGAATCCGGCACCAGCAAACAGTACGATTTTGAACCGGAGCCCGAGGAACTGCTTTCGCTGCTCTTGCCCAAGTACCTGCTCACGGTCACCTACCAGGCCCTCTTGGAATCGTCGGCTTCTGAGCACGGATCCCGCATGACCGCCATGAGCAACGCCACCGACAACGCAGGCAAAATGATCGGCGAACTCACGCTGACCGCCAACCGCGTCCGGCAAGCGGCAATCACCAAGGAAATCTTGGAAATCGTCGGCGGCGCTGAAGCTCTCAAAAACTGA